The nucleotide sequence CGCTACGAAGGCCGCTCGCTGCGCGACGCGGCGCTCGGGCCGGCGCTCGCCGCGGGCCGCCCGGTGGTGCTGGACGATGCGGACGTGCAGAGCGTCGTGCTGCCCATCCGGGGCCCCGACCTGACCGGCGCACTCCACCTGGTCGCCGCCGCGACGGCGCCGCTCACCGACCGGGGCCTCGAGCTCGGACGCGCCCTCGCCGGCCTGGCCGGCGTGGCGCTCACCAACGCCCGGCAGTGCGGGCGGCTCGCCCAGATCGCCCGGATGAAGGGCGACGCGCTCACCACCATGGCGCACGATCTCCGCGCGCCGCTCAACGCCCTGGTCGGCTATGCGGGCCTGCTCGGCGAGGGCGCCCTCGGCCCGCTCGCTGCCGAGCAGCGCGACATCTGCTCCACCCTCGAGCGGCAGGCGCTCGAGCTGGTCGACCTGCTCGGCGCCGCCCTCGACGTCGCCCGCCTGGAGACCGGGAGCCTCCCCATCCGCAGCGACGAGTTCGCGCTCGGCGAGCTGCTCGCGACGCTCCAGAGCGGCACCTTCGCGCGCGCCACGCGCGAGGGCCGGCTCACCTGCCGCGTGCCGCCCGATCTCCCGCGCCTCAGGACGGACCGCGTCAAGGTGAAGGAGATCGTCCAGAACCTGGTCGACAATGCGCTCAAGCACGGCGGCGGGCGCGCCGTGGAGGTCGAGGTCACGCTCGCACCCGAGCACGAGGCGGTCCGGCTCACCGTGCGCGACGCGGGCCCCGGCATCGCGGCGGACGTCCTGCCCCACCTCTTCGAGCCGTTCCATCCCGGCCGAGGCCCCGAGCGCGGCACCGGCTTCGGGCTCTACATCGTGCGCTCGTTCGCCGAGGCGCTGGGCGGCCGCGTCGCCGCCCGGAGCCGGCTCGACGAAGGCACCGCCGTCACCGTCGAGCTCCCCCTCGTGGCGCC is from Deltaproteobacteria bacterium and encodes:
- a CDS encoding HAMP domain-containing histidine kinase, which gives rise to MAPFDATRVEQFVELQRDLLLVGGDPETLPERLVQRTALFLGVAGAALGVLQDGRYTLLATYGLGPEYRARYEGRSLRDAALGPALAAGRPVVLDDADVQSVVLPIRGPDLTGALHLVAAATAPLTDRGLELGRALAGLAGVALTNARQCGRLAQIARMKGDALTTMAHDLRAPLNALVGYAGLLGEGALGPLAAEQRDICSTLERQALELVDLLGAALDVARLETGSLPIRSDEFALGELLATLQSGTFARATREGRLTCRVPPDLPRLRTDRVKVKEIVQNLVDNALKHGGGRAVEVEVTLAPEHEAVRLTVRDAGPGIAADVLPHLFEPFHPGRGPERGTGFGLYIVRSFAEALGGRVAARSRLDEGTAVTVELPLVAPARRALSGAPPARRVSE